A genomic stretch from bacterium includes:
- a CDS encoding glutamate mutase L encodes MSEVKSILATDCGSTTTKAILIEKQGDEYRLVVRGEAPTTVEAPFDDVTVGVLNAVREVEELVGRSILPDGGMGRGGDGEKIIVPSKDGKGVDMYLSTSSAGGGLQMTVAGVVKSMSAESAERAALGAGAIIIDVIAVDDGRKEFEKVQRIRELRPDMILVSGGTDGGTVTHLVEIGEMLVSADPRPRLGIGIKLPVIYAGNKEAAEAVRQVIGDKVDLKVVDNLRPALDHENLYPAREAIHELFLQHVMQQAPGYSKLMTWTSSGIMSTPNAVGKIIQTIADQEQMNVLAVDIGGATTDVFSVFGGVFTRTVSANLGMSYSICNVLAEAGIANIRRWIPFDIDEWTLRNQLRNKMIRPTTIPQTLRDLYVEQAVAREALRLAFIHHKSLARELKGVQQTRTIGDAISQEGTGKTLVHLIDLDMIVGSGGVLSHAPKREQAALMMLDAYQPEGVTMLAVDSIFMMPQLGILSEVMPEAALQVFNRDCLIKLGTAICPVGTCKEGQIAATLAIQRSTFNVQRSTSNQETGMMDEERFDIPFGTVKVIPLGVGEKANVTITPARGCDIGLGKGKPHSVEVEGGVVGLIIDARGRPLNLPAEDEKRIGKLKEWLEAFGLPEG; translated from the coding sequence TCGTCGTCCGAGGCGAAGCCCCCACGACCGTCGAGGCGCCATTCGATGACGTCACGGTGGGTGTACTGAATGCGGTTCGCGAAGTCGAAGAGCTGGTGGGCAGGAGTATCCTGCCCGATGGGGGGATGGGGCGAGGGGGTGATGGGGAGAAGATCATCGTTCCCTCGAAAGATGGTAAGGGTGTTGACATGTACCTCTCTACCTCCAGCGCGGGCGGCGGCTTGCAGATGACGGTCGCGGGGGTCGTGAAGTCCATGAGCGCCGAGAGCGCCGAGCGAGCGGCCCTGGGCGCAGGCGCGATCATCATTGACGTCATCGCCGTTGACGACGGCCGCAAAGAATTTGAGAAAGTCCAGCGCATCCGAGAGCTTCGCCCGGACATGATATTGGTCTCCGGCGGCACGGACGGCGGCACGGTCACCCACCTGGTCGAGATCGGCGAGATGCTTGTCTCGGCCGACCCTCGTCCCAGGCTTGGAATCGGGATCAAGCTCCCGGTGATCTATGCCGGCAACAAGGAGGCCGCCGAGGCGGTTCGCCAGGTCATCGGCGACAAAGTTGACCTCAAGGTGGTGGACAACCTCCGACCCGCCCTCGATCACGAGAACCTTTATCCGGCTCGAGAGGCCATCCACGAGCTGTTCCTCCAGCACGTCATGCAGCAGGCGCCCGGCTACAGCAAACTCATGACCTGGACGAGTTCCGGGATCATGTCCACTCCGAACGCAGTCGGTAAGATCATCCAGACAATCGCCGATCAGGAGCAGATGAACGTGCTGGCGGTGGACATCGGCGGCGCGACGACCGACGTGTTCTCCGTCTTTGGCGGAGTGTTTACCCGAACAGTGAGCGCGAACCTGGGCATGAGCTACTCGATCTGCAACGTCCTCGCCGAGGCAGGGATCGCCAATATTCGGCGATGGATCCCATTCGACATTGACGAGTGGACGCTCCGAAACCAGCTTCGAAATAAGATGATCCGCCCGACGACCATCCCTCAGACCCTGCGTGACCTCTATGTGGAGCAGGCCGTTGCGAGGGAGGCGCTCAGGCTGGCGTTCATCCACCATAAATCCCTCGCCCGCGAGCTGAAGGGTGTTCAGCAAACCAGGACCATTGGCGACGCGATAAGTCAGGAAGGCACGGGCAAGACGCTCGTTCATCTGATAGACCTGGACATGATTGTCGGGAGCGGCGGCGTCCTGAGCCATGCCCCGAAGCGCGAGCAGGCGGCCCTCATGATGCTGGATGCCTATCAGCCCGAGGGGGTCACGATGCTGGCGGTTGACTCGATTTTCATGATGCCCCAGCTCGGGATACTCTCCGAAGTCATGCCCGAGGCGGCGCTCCAAGTCTTCAACCGCGACTGCCTCATCAAGCTGGGGACTGCGATCTGCCCGGTCGGCACCTGCAAAGAAGGGCAAATCGCAGCTACGCTGGCGATTCAACGTTCAACGTTCAACGTTCAACGTTCAACTTCCAACCAAGAAACCGGAATGATGGACGAGGAGCGGTTCGACATCCCATTCGGAACTGTGAAAGTCATCCCACTCGGGGTCGGCGAGAAGGCGAATGTCACCATCACCCCGGCAAGGGGCTGCGATATTGGGCTTGGCAAGGGCAAGCCACACTCCGTTGAGGTCGAAGGCGGGGTTGTGGGGCTCATCATTGACGCCCGCGGCCGCCCGCTCAATCTCCCGGCGGAGGATGAAAAGAGGATAGGTAAACTGAAGGAGTGGCTGGAGGCTTTCGGACTACCGGAAGGTTAA